A single window of Channa argus isolate prfri chromosome 12, Channa argus male v1.0, whole genome shotgun sequence DNA harbors:
- the LOC137137766 gene encoding endonuclease domain-containing 1 protein-like has product MMTSLKMWSLLSLSVLFLLSIVPTETKVVQSMSQCDGFLFKKPPQVPEILEQGRIRKTKQYKIICQTYNNKRRFVTLYDTKNKIPVFSAYKYRGDSKSTKVQKDSRIWMMEPQLEDLKNDENMEECDRSEYNHQASDDDYKTDPHYDRGHLLPKSYAYDESDKISTCTLTNIVPQVKSFNNGSWKKMEECVKGIFESHCLNKEAYVLIGAKPSENNMLNNKVNIPSMLWSAFCCNTGRGWVAGAFWGDNVEANSKYLGMKTLTQLHHKLSKGHSSFEAFPGTKCPLNQMVSNHFPEINQRCQKGQRSPSASTTLTKEGNTS; this is encoded by the exons ATGATGACGTCCCTGAAGATGTGGTCTCTCCTGTCCCTCTCggtcctcttcctcctgtccATCGTTCCAACAGAAACCAAAGTGGTGCAGTCGATGTCACAGTGTGATGGGTTTCTTTTTAAGAAACCTCCACAGGTCCCAGAGATCTTGGAGCAGGGCAGAATCAGGaagacaaaacaatataaaatcatCTGCCAAACTTATAACAACAAAAGAAGGTTTGTGACGCTCTACGACACCAAGAACAAGATCCCAGTGTTTTCTGCTTACAAGTACAGAGGAGAttcaaaaagtacaaaagtacaaaaagattCCAGGATTTGGATGATGGAGCCACAG cttgAAGACCTGAAGAATGACGAAAACATGGAGGAATGTGACCGTTCTGAGTACAATCACCAGGCCAGTGACGATGATTATAAAACTGATCCACACTATGACAGGGGCCATTTACTTCCAAAATCATATGCATATGATGAAAGTGATAAAATCTCAACATGCACCCTGACAAACATTGTTCCACAAGTTAAATCTTTCAATAATGGCAGCTGGAAAAAAATGGAGGAATGTGTCAAAGGTATCTTTGAAAGCCACTGCCTTAACAAGGAAGCCTACGTATTGATCGGAGCTAAGCCAAGTGAAAACAACATGCTTAATAACAAGGTTAATATACCTTCAATGCTCTGGTCGGCTTTCTGCTGTAATACAGGCAGAGGGTGGGTAGCTGGTGCCTTCTGGGGAGACAATGTTGAAGCTAATTCTAAATATCTGGGGATGAAGACTTTGACACAACTACATCATAAACTGAGCAAAGGACACTCAAGCTTCGAGGCGTTTCCTGGAACAAAGTGTCCTCTTAATCAAATGGTCTCTAACCATTTTCCTGAAATTAATCAAAGGTGCCAAAAGGGCCAAAGATCACCCTCAGCTTCAACCACATTAACCAAGGAGGGTAATACCAGTTAA
- the LOC137137768 gene encoding uncharacterized protein yields MNLLSWMMLVVLLSARTSLSVEVNWLTHIVKTIRERYNIGGQFCLAANIPLNGEDVALPSQQSVQDKLNTDQVYKSSTVVVAKVYSPEHAELRVLTNLGTLIDESKDKLLLIYSYLSPCGTTCINRYSNYNILTHIKDTVPKYGGNVAFVFEVVFDKPKNQNNRGSRPETIPKDELKKILTELGDTGIGLRNIFRCYKANSEFQCHSCSSQGNVSNVCVENNAVPGQEGRDIDIGRGRDRYRSGRRDRGVNRYRSRSRDRGEDRYRSRSRDRGEDRYRSRSRDRGRSRDRGVGKYKDRRKTRYRSGSRDSRIG; encoded by the exons ATGAATCTCCTGTCCTGGATGATGCTGGTCGTCCTGTTATCAGCTCGAACCAGTTTATCTGTGGAAGTGAACTGGCTGACTCATATTGTGAAAACCATCCGGGAACG GTACAACATAGGAGGACAGTTTTGCCTGGCTGCAAACATCCCACTGAATGGCGAAGATGTAGCTCTACCATCTCAACAGTCTGTACAGGACAAACTTAACACAGATCAAGTGTACAAAAGCTCCACTGTAGTTGTAGCCAAAGTCTATAGTCCTGAACACGCAGAGTTAAGGGTTCTGACAAATTTAGGCACATTGATCGATGAAAGCAAAGACAAATTGCTGCTGATCTACTCTTACCTCTCCCCATGTGGAACAACTTGTATAAACCGATACAGTAACTATAATATCCTCACACACATTAAAGATACGGTTCCAAAATACGGGGGTAATGTAGCCTTTGTATTTGAAGTTGTATTTGATAAacccaaaaatcaaaacaaccGTGGCTCACGACCTGAAACTATTCCCAAAGATGAGttgaaaaaaatactgactGAGCTTGGGGACACTGGGATTGGTCTACGAAACATTTTCCGCTGTTACAAAGCAAATTCAGAATTTCAGTGTCACAGCTGCTCCTCCCAGGggaatgtttcaaatgtttgtgttgagaACAACGCTGTGCCTGGACAAGAAGGCCGAGACATAGACATaggaagagggagagacagataCAGAAGTGGACGCAGAGACAGAGGTGTGAACAGATACAGAAgtagaagcagagacagaggtgaGGACAGATACAGGAgtagaagcagagacagaggtgaGGACAGATACAGAAgtagaagcagagacagaggtagaagcagagacagaggtgTAGGGAAATACAAAGACAGACGTAAAACCAGATACAGAAGTGGAAGCAGAGACAGCCGTATAGGTTAG